The Musa acuminata AAA Group cultivar baxijiao chromosome BXJ2-2, Cavendish_Baxijiao_AAA, whole genome shotgun sequence genome has a segment encoding these proteins:
- the LOC135606143 gene encoding translation machinery-associated protein 22-like, whose amino-acid sequence MAEKPRSVRVLYCGVCGLPAEYCEFGPDFEKCKPWLRCHAADLYPDLLKEENRADADEATQKLQSVAVSGSGDGRGDASAAASGSASAPKQEEVKRLPGGKIKKKEKQEVVIEKIVRNKRKCVTVVKGLDLFGIKLSDASKKLGKKFATGASVVKGPTEKEQIDVQGDIAYDIVEFITDTWPDVPATAIFFIEEGRKVAAA is encoded by the exons ATGGCGGAGAAGCCGCGGTCGGTGCGTGTCCTCTACTGCGGCGTCTGCGGCCTTCCCGCGGAGTACTGCGAGTTCGGGCCGGACTTCGAAAAGTGCAAACCCTGGCTCCGCTGCCACGCCGCCGACCTCTACCCCGATCTCCTGAAAG AGGAGAACAGGGCGGATGCGGATGAAGCCACCCAGAAACTGCAGTCGGTGGCGGTATCGGGTTCTGGCGACGGTCGCGGCGATGCATCCGCTGCTGCTTCAG GGAGTGCTTCAGCACCTAAGCAAGAAGAAGTAAAACGCCTTCCTGGTGGTAAGATAAAGAAGAAG GAGAAGCAAGAAGTTGTTATTGAAAAGATTGTTCGCAATAAGCGCAAATGTGTTACTGTTGTGAAAGGTCTAGACCTATTTG GCATAAAACTGAGTGATGCATCAAAGAAGCTCGGAAAAAAGTTTGCTACAGGAGCTTCTGTTGTTAAG GGGCCAACTGAGAAAGAACAAATTGATGTGCAAGGGGACATAGCATATGATATTGTGGAGTTCATCACAGACACTTGGCCAGAT GTGCCAGCAACTGCAATTTTCTTCATAGAAGAGGGAAGAAAGGTTGCGGCTGCCTAA